A single window of Mycosarcoma maydis chromosome 1, whole genome shotgun sequence DNA harbors:
- a CDS encoding uncharacterized protein (related to YTP1) produces the protein MAISPTTLLVSSFMLTSFPTALAHGHHSHGPADNSIPIDNILWIHIGVQTFAWFFLFPLAMVLGMVRHRLHVPVAITSLALTVGGYFLGHGHGGRSFPHTAHGTMASLLVFYLAVQTFLGVYLKLHLQWRPEKWIRPTLVTIHGILGKSFPIVGWVQMVFGLSTLQSWCFGGHLGQCLAHYIMGSAFQAYAAILVIMMKAGGDWLQRRGQSQEWFDSWVIMLWGIVNTFTEHHGGPWTHKDLQHTLMGVLWWAGGAVGIWLSRGGRRNVFPSIIIILTGWAMSAHSQALMISTMIHSLFGYTLMGAGIARMVEVCFVLQDRPTGATVESPNVPTASNEAVNGSWYPIRAFQYLPPYLLVASGVLFMSATDEELRWADSQGVDHATWGLIDFSASMLMFLWINVLVDLYVGYGGQYGAARKNAAQARGEDSEAQASTSLYSRLSLGNGHGNGGAGHSSSRATATEQHELGGLTSKRTLLSGEDDEAEASHVLFDEEDEDPFEEKERDDYESTGSGSSSVVRSRIHI, from the coding sequence atggcgattTCACCGACAACGCTGCTGGTCAGCAGCTTCATGCTGACATCGTTTCCCACAGCCTTAGCACACGGTCATCATTCACATGGCCCCGCAGACAACTCGATACCCATCGATAATATTCTCTGGATTCACATCGGTGTCCAGACTTTTGCATGGTTCTTCCTTTTCCCTTTAGCCATGGTGCTTGGCATGGTGCGACATCGACTGCATGTGCCTGTCGCTATCACCTCGCTCGCGCTCACTGTCGGAGGCTACTTTCTCGGTCATGGACACGGCGGTCGATCCTTCCCGCATACTGCTCATGGCACTATGgcatcgctgctcgtcttttACCTTGCTGTGCAGACATTTCTCGGCGTCTACCTCAAGCTGCATCTGCAATGGCGGCCCGAAAAGTGGATTCGACCCACGCTCGTCACCATCCACGGCATCCTCGGTAAGAGCTTTCCTATCGTCGGCTGGGTGCAGATGGTGTTCGGTCTCTCCACTCTCCAATCCTGGTGCTTCGGTGGGCATCTTGGCCAATGCCTTGCCCACTACATTATGGGCTCCGCCTTTCAAGCCTATGCAGCCATCCTGGTAATCATGATGAAAGCAGGCGGTGACTGGCTGCAGCGACGCGGTCAGAGTCAAGAATGGTTTGATTCGTGGGTCATCATGCTATGGGGCATCGTCAACACATTCACCGAGCATCATGGTGGACCATGGACGCACAAGGACTTGCAACACACACTCATGGGCGTTCTGTGGTGGGCCGGCGGTGCTGTAGGAATCTGGCTCAGCCGAGGGGGTAGACGAAATGTCTTCCcatccatcatcatcatcttaACCGGTTGGGCGATGAGTGCCCACTCGCAAGCGCTGATGATTTCAACCATGATCCACTCGCTTTTCGGATACACGCTTATGGGTGCGGGTATTGCCAGGATGGTCGAGGTCTGCTTTGTCTTACAAGATCGTCCTACTGGAGCTACTGTCGAATCACCAAACGTGCCTACAGCGAGCAACGAAGCGGTCAACGGAAGCTGGTACCCCATTCGAGCGTTCCAGTATCTTCCGCCTTATCTGCTAGTAGCGTCAGGCGTTCTTTTCATGTCGGCGACGGACGAAGAGCTGCGATGGGCTGATTCACAAGGCGTCGATCATGCTACATGGGGACTGATTGATTTTAGCGCCTCCATGCTCATGTTCCTGTGGATCAACGTGCTTGTTGATCTATATGTGGGGTATGGAGGCCAGTACGGTGCTGCGAGGAAGAACGCGGCACAGGCAAGAGGTGAGGATAGCGAAGCACAGGCGAGCACGTCGCTGTATTCGCGCCTCAGCCTGGGAAACGGTCATGGCAATGGTGGTGCAGGGCACAGCTCGTCACGCGCAACAGCGACAGAGCAACACGAGCTCGGCGGCTTGACTTCAAAGCGAACACTGCTTAGCGGTGAGGATGATGAGGCGGAGGCAAGCCATGTATTGTTcgatgaagaggatgaggatcCGTtcgaggagaaggagcgcGACGACTACGAGAGCACcggcagtggcagcagcagtgtcGTTCGCAGTCGCATTCACATCTAA